The sequence below is a genomic window from Salinispira pacifica.
CACCCAACTCCACCAGTACGGCAGAGTTATCGGAGATAATACCCGCGTTCTGCATTCCGATGAAGGCAATAAACAGTCCGATACCCACGGATATCGCCTTTTTAATATTGGAGGGGATCAGACTGATAATTGCTTCCCGTATGTTAAATGCGGTAAGTATCAGAAAGATAATCCCTTCCAAAAACACTGCTGTCAGTGCGAACTGCCAGCTTTTTCCCATTCCCAGAACCACGGTGAATGCAAAAAATGCATTCAATCCCATTCCGGGAGCCAGAGCGAAAGGCAGTTTTGCCCACAAGGCCATCACCAGTGTGGCCACCACTGCAGCCAGGGCTGTAGCAGTGAACAACGCAGGTGCAGGCATTCCGGTAGCGGACAGCGTAGCCGGATTCACGGCGAGAATGTACGCCATGGTGAGAAAAGTGGTAATACCCGCCAGCACTTCAGTACGTACTGTAGTATTGTTTTTCTCAAGCTGAAAAAATTTGTTCATTTTCAACTCCATTAATGTATTTTTTCCCCTTCTTTGCGCTATGGGGATTTGAATACGATGTTGATGTTATGCTCCCTGAATTTCTCCGGGTTCATAGGTTTGGATTATCTGCCTCCACTCTTCCGGAAGGCGGGTGCTTTTCCCGGTTTCTTCGTTGACACTGACCTGTACGGTTTTGGCCCGGGCTGCCAGTTCGGAATTTTCGCCGTTGATTTTCAGAATGAGATATTCCATTTCAAAACTCCGGCCACCAAGTCTGCTCACCCGGGTCCTGATTTCAACTTTTTCGTTGAGAAGGATGGGTAGTTTATACTGAATTTCCACCCCGGCTACAACCAGGCCGAGATGCCGGATATCGCCGTCCCAGCCCAGAACATCTCTGGCATATGCGAGTCTGGCTTCCTCCAGATAGTTCAAATATTTGGCATTGTTTACATGAGCCAGTGCATCCAGATCAATAAACCGCACTTCCATGATCCGGGAATGTCTGTAGTTTTCAATCTCTTCAACATTCATTTTGGACTCTCCTTGTGTGATTTTCCGTTTCATGCCCCGGTTGCCGGGGGTTCAGAAGCTGCCGAAAAAAGTCTGGAAAAACAGCTTGACTCCCCTCCAGCATTTCCTGAGATTATTTCTCATGAAACTCAAATATATTTTGACGCTATCCATTCTGTTGTTTTCCGGAGCGGTGCTTGCAGCACAGGGTACCCAGTCGGAAACGGAACTTGACCATTGGGAGGACCTTCGCAATCTTCTACAGGAAGATGAAGATATCCTCCTGTTGGATGTTCGCAGCCTTCCGGAATATGAGCAGGGACACATTCCCGGTGCAACGCTTCTTCCACATGTAAATATCCCGGGAAACCCGCCCCAAGTGCCCAAGGATACCCGGATTATTGTGTACTGCCGCAGCGGTAACCGGTCGGCTCAAGCGCTGCGGATGCTTACTGAGCAGGGATTCAGCAATGTAAGCGATTTCGGCGGTATTTACCGCTGGGAGGGCGAATTGAATCGAGGTTCTGCGCCCTGAACATCTCTTCGTTACCACCACTGGATTTATCAGCCCTGCATCTTCCGGGAATCACTCCCACTCTATGGTTGCCGGCGGTTTGCTGCTGATGTCGTATGCAACCCGTCCGATATGGCGGACCTGATTTGTGATCCTGGATGATATTTCCAGCAGATCATTCATCTCGAAGGGGTAGACGTCAGCTGTCATCCCATCTCTGGATATGATGGCCCGTAAAGAACAGACATAGCCGTATTCCCGGGCATCACCGGTGACTCCCACAGAGCGTACCGGCAGAAGCACAACAAAAGCCTGCCAGATGTTGTGGTACAGCCCCCTGGCCTTCAGCTCGCTGATAAATATATGGTCCGCTTCACGAAGAATCTGAAGTTTCTCCCGGGTTATTTCCCCGATAATCCGTACCGCAAGGCCGGGACCGGGAAAGGGGTGGCGGTTTACCACATCCGGGTCAATTCCCAGTTCGATACCCAGAGCCCGCACCTCATCCTTATACAGTTTGGATAGAGGTTCAATGATCAATCCCTGTTCCCGTTTGCGCTCAACCAGGGGGCTTCGGACATTATGATGACTTTTGATCACCTTGGCTTTGTTGCCCACACCCTTACCGGACTCGATCATATCGGTATAAAGAGTGCCCTGGGCAAGAATCGAGTTTTCCACACCCAGTCTGGCAATTTCCCGTTCCTGAACCCGTATGAAGGCATCACCGATAATCTCGCGCTTTTTCTCCGGATCGGAGACTCCTTCGAGGGGATCAAGAAAGTCTTTTTCCGCATGGATAATATGGAGGTGGGTGGCACCAAGAGCTTTCAGTGTCTTTTCAACCTTGACGGATTCATTTTTTCTCATTAACCCGGTGTCGATATACATGAGATGGACCTGATCATGGGGCAGACTTTTTAGAAGCATACCTCCTACAACGGTTGAATCAACTCCCCCGGATATCAGCAGAAGCACAGGCTTGGACCCGGCCTGTTTCCGGATATCCTCAGCAGCTTCCTCCATATACATGTGCATGTTCCATTCTTTGCCGGCCCCGCATATTTCACATGCGAAATTGGAGAGTATTTCACTGCCGTATTCGCAATGGCTCACTTCCGGATGGAACTGCAGTCCATAGACTGGTAATTCCTCATGGGATACCGCCGCAGGATGATGATGTTCACTTTCAGCGATTATCCGGAAGCCCGGTGCGGGAGTATCAATGCTGTCGCCATGACTCATCCAGCTGATGAAACCCTCGGGTATATCTTTAAACAGCGGGCTTTGATGGCGGAATTTGATGCGGTTTCTGCCGAATTCACGGGTATGTTTCTGCTCAACCCGCCCACCCAGATCGTGGGTGAATCTCTGGAGTCCGTAACAGATTCCGAGGATGGGCCGTCCGTCCTCCAGAAAACGCGGATCCAGAGCGGGTGCATTGTGATCATACACAGATTCGGGGCTCCCGGAAAAAATAAATCCTTTCACGTCATCCATATGGATGACATCCGGAATCCGGTCATATCCGGTATCTCCGGGTATGATCTCACTGTACACTCCCAGTTCCCGGATTCTTCTGGCAATGAGCTGGGCGGTCTGTCCGCCGAAATCTAGTATTAGTATTGTGTCCATAGTTCCTGTCTGATGATTGTCTGGCTGCGTTCCGGTCCCACCGATACCACGGTAACAGGGGTTTCGGTGAAATCTTCAATGTAGCTGATATACTCTTTCACTTCTTCAGGTAGCTGCTCATAGCTGTCGATCCCGGTTACATCTTTTTTCCAGCCGGCAAATTTTTTAAGAACTGGTGTTGCTTTTTGAAGATCCTTCACGGATACAGGAAAATCACGGTACTGCTTACCGTCAATCTCATAGCCCACGCATACCTGTATCTCATCGAAGCTGTCATACACGTCGATTTTTGTGAGGATCAGACCGTCTAGTCCGTTGGAGATACAAGCATATCTCAGGGCAACCAGGTCAAGATAGCCGCAGCGACGGGGGCGGCCGGTGGTTGCACCGTATTCTCTGCCGATGTCACGAATACGGTGTTCCAGTTCGCCGTCCCGATCGCTGGTAAATTCGCTCGGGAAGGGCCCGTTCCCGACCCTGGTGGAATAGGCCTTGAATACTCCGAGAATACCGTCAATCTGCCTGGGACCGATCCCGGCACCCAGACTTGCTCCAGCTGCCGCCGAATACCCCGAGCTTACAAACGGATAGGTTCCAAGATCCAGATCCAGGAGTACACCCTGGGCTCCTTCCAGGAGCATTCGCTCCGGTGAACTGCCGTGTATAAATGAAGTAATATCAACCATCATTTCCTTGAGCCGTTCACGGTATTCCTCAAGGAAGCTTCGATCTGAATCGTCCAGTAAACTTAATCGGTTATCATCATCCAGGTCGGCCATTCTGATGCCGTCCCGGCTTGATTTCAGACTGTAGGCAATGCCGATACCCCGGCCGGTGGTTCCGATGGGTTTTTTCCGCTGGCTGTCCTGCCGTTTATCCAGTTCTTTATATCCCGGGAGAACTATATGGGCCCGGCTTGATATCAGCACCCTGCCCTTCCAGTCAACGCCTTCTTTTTCAAGGTCGGCGAGTTCCTGAAAGAGGCTTTGGGGATCGATAACCATACCGCTTCCAAGCACTACGGTTTTTCCGGGATACAGAATCCCTGAGGGAACAAGGTGGAGTTTGTACGTACGTTCGCCATGCACGATGGTGTGGCCGGCATTTGCTCCGCCGCTGAACCGGACAATCACATCAGCCTCAGAGGCCAGATAGTCCACCATCTTTCCCTTACCTTCATCTCCCCATTGGGCACCGATAACAACAAGATTCATACGAGATATCCTTAACGTGAGTAGTTGGGGGGTTCCTGAGTAATGGTCACATCATGTGCATGACTCTCTTTCAAACCCGCAGCGGTTATCTTAATGAATTTTTTGTATTGCCGCAATTCGTTAAGATCGGCGCATCCCGTGTAGCCCATCCCCTTTTTCAGTCCGGTTACCAGCTGATGGAGATATGGCCGCAATTCGCCTTTGTAGGGCACTCTTCCTTCCACACCTTCGGGAACCGGTTCGTCGTCCGGATTCATCTGATACCGGTCACCCGATCCGCTTCTGATGGCACCGATACTTCCCATTCCCCGGTAGGTTTTAAAGATTCTTCCCTCATATATTATTTCTCTCCCGGGAGCCTCTTTCAGACCCGCAAAGAGGCTTCCGATCATTACGGCACTTGCTCCCGCTGCTATGGCTTTGGCGATATCACCGGAATATTTGATACCGCCATCGGCAATTACCGGAATGTTGTGTTTTGCAGCCTCTTCTGCTGCCCAGAGAACTGCAGAAAACTGAGGTACTCCGATGCCTGCCACAACCCGGGTGGTGCAGATCGATCCCGGCCCTACGCCCACTTTTATGGCATCTGCTCCCGCTTCAATTAGCCGTTTTGCACCGTCCGCCGTTGCGATATTTCCCCCGATTACCGGGATATCCCAGTGTTTTTTAATATAGGCCACCGATTCAATAACCTTGCTGCTGGATCCATGGGCTGAATCGATTACAATAAAATCAGCCTTGGCCGCAGTGAGTAGTGACAGTCTGGCGTCAATATCATTGGGACCCACAGCAGCCCCCACCAGAAGCCTGCCATGTGAATCCACCGCAGCATTGGGAAAATTGCGGTGTTTTTCCATATCCTTTACGGTAATAAGGCCGGTAAGCTTACCTATATTATCCACAACTGGCAGTTTTTCTATGCGATGCTCATCAAATTTCGCCTGAGCACTTTCAATGTCCGGTGTGCCGGTTTCCACCACAGGATCTGGAGTCATGGTATCTTCCACGGTACTGTTCAAGTCGCTGTTGAAACGCATATCACGGGAGGTGACGATACCTACAAGATGATTATCGTCGTCCACAACCGGCAGACCGCTGATCCCCTCTTCCTCCATAATACGCTTCACTTCATGCAGGCTGGTATTGGTTCGGACAGTCACCGGATTCTCAATCACCCAATTCAGATGCCGCTTCACCTTGGCTACCTGTTCCGCCTGTGCTTCGGGGGTAAGATTCCGGTGAATCACCCCGGCTCCTCCGTCCAGGGCCAGAGCGATTGCAAGTCTGGCTTCGGTCACTGTATCCATTGCGGCGGAAATCACCGGTACATTCAGCTTTACGTCGGGAAAGAGTTCCAGTCCAACATCTGTATCTCCCGGAAGCACCTGAGAGTAGCCGGGCTTCAGCAGCACATCATCATAACTGTAGGAATCTGTAAGTTCCATTCTTTAACCTCCTGGGTTGGTGTTTCATTGTCTTGGGGGTACACGGCATACCGGAAACTTTTTCCGGGTACGCCAATATCGAGTAGGGCAATAAAGGAGGAATGACCTCCTTTATTGTCCCTCTCACAGAACCGTACGTACGGACCTCGTATACGGCTCCTGTCTTCAGTTATCCAGCAAGCTGCCGGACAGAAATTGCGACCTGTACCTTGTCGAGAGAAAACAGATTCATCTCTTCAAAGTGCTTGTTTTGCAGCGCCATGGCTGCAAGCGGACTTTTAGCCGATCTCCACGAACTCATCTTGATGTGTTTGAACTCGCCTTGAAATCCCAGCTGCCGCAATCGGCGGTGCAGCCGGGAAGAGCGTTTCCAAAGTCGCAACTGAATAGCCCGCAATCGCCTGCGTACCCAGCTCATCAGCTCCCTGAATACCTTCGTACAATTTGCTATCCTGAAATAGTTAGCAAACCCGCGTAGTACTGGATTGAGTTCGTAAATTGTCGATCCCAGCGGTCTCCCGCTGTTGCGTCGGGTCAGTTTCCTGACCTTGTCCTTGAAGGCTTTCACCTTCTTTTCCTGAATCCGGGTGTGGTGACGAGAGATTACTACTCCAAGGTAGCGCACCCCCTCATACAGGTTTGTAATGTGAGTTTTCTCACGATTCACAGCCAGTCCCATTTCTTCTTCCAGAAAATGCGTTGCAGCTGCAAGCCGACGTTCCGCACCTTTTTGTGATGAAGCAAAGATGAGGATATCGTCGGCATAGCGAACTATGCGATACCCTCGTGCCATGCTCCACTGGTCAAAGAAGTCGAGGTAGATGTTCGCGAGAAGCGGACTAATCACCCCGCCCTGGGGACTCCCTTCTTCAGTGTTCTCTTCACCAGCATCCGTCATCACACCACTTTCAAGAAAGAGGCGTATGAGATTCAAGATGCTTCCATCGGCAACTCGTTTTCGTACTTGAGTCAGTAAAAAGTCATGCTTCAGTGTGTCAAAACACTTCGACAAGTCCATATCCACTACCCATTCCAATTCATACCTGCGCATGAACGTAGATGCCTTATCAATTGCCTGATGTGCGCTTCTGCCCGGTCGGTATCCGTAACTGGACGGATGAAAGTCCGGGTCAAATATTGGGTTTAGAATGTCCAGTAAGGCTTGCTGGACTACCCGGTCGCGAACCGAAGGTATCCCGAGTTTCCTTACTCCTCCCCCGTCTTTGGGTATTTCCACCCTCAAGACTGGAAGCGGTCGGTAGCTCTTGTCCTTCAATTCCTTCACAAGTACATCGAGTTGCTCCGCCAGACGGTCGGCAAAGGCTTTGACGCTCACTCCGTCTACTCCGGGGGCTCCGTTCGCTGCCTTCACCTTCCTGAAAGCGGCCTCCAGCCGTGGTCTCTCGAGCATCCTGCCGTAGAGGCTGTACCAGATTTTACGATTTCCTTGTGTCTGCATCTTCTTTCGTTTGAAACCTCGGCGGTGAAACTCCTGCTCATTCTCTCCTCTGCAGCTGTCTCTTAGCCATTTTCCGGCAATATTCAGCTGGTCAAAAAGATACTCAGGTCAACGGTATTCTGGCTCAGCTTCCTGGTTCCCCAGTCGGCCGTGGCCACATACTCTGCTCACTTTCCAGCAACTTTCTGTTTAGGCTTCACGCTCCTTCGGTTGCATAGGCGAGCAGGCAGCGTAGCTGCCGACCAGCCTTTTCATCGAAACAAGATTTACTAAAAACTTCGTCCCTTCGCATCCGCATCCGGCTTTTGGCCTGAATGCAGTCCTCGTCACCGGGGACGAGGTCATTCCGGTTTTCTCCTCCACACTATTACTGGCTTTCACTGGCCGGAACTTACTCACTACTACGGACTCATCTGCCACCTGCTGAAACTTCGATCTGACTTGCATTTCTGCTTGTCGTTCCCTACCCTTTGCTGGGATTTCAACAGGTTTCCCCAGATACTGTGCGCAGTCCCTGTAAACAACGCCATCCTCAAACACACTACAGGTCTGTTCAGGTTTCGGGCTTCGCGCTATTTTGCACGCTTACCACCCCTGTTGTGCCGTATCAGGTTCGCTTTCGCTATGTGCTGTTCACTTCCTATTGCTTCCTTCAGACCCAACCGTTGCCAGCTGCGCCCTTGCAATTCGGATTGTCTTCCTCCTGAACGAGGCGACACCGGTATCTTCCAACCGGTCGGGTATGCCTGCGCTTCGCTGGGCATACAAAAAAACGGCCAGACGCGGGGGCGCCTGACCGTTTTGATCATTCCTCGTTTTTCAGCCCCGTGGAAAGGGCGTTCATTTCCCGGGACCAGAAGCTTCCCAGGTCCCGTGCGCGCTGGGCGGTCCGGCCCCGGTACAGCTGGGGATTGGAGAAAAATTCATCGGGATTATCCACACCTACGGCTTCAAGTCTGCGCGAAATTTTCTCCCAGACAGCTTTGTCGGACTTCATCACTTCAGAC
It includes:
- the purA gene encoding adenylosuccinate synthase, translating into MNLVVIGAQWGDEGKGKMVDYLASEADVIVRFSGGANAGHTIVHGERTYKLHLVPSGILYPGKTVVLGSGMVIDPQSLFQELADLEKEGVDWKGRVLISSRAHIVLPGYKELDKRQDSQRKKPIGTTGRGIGIAYSLKSSRDGIRMADLDDDNRLSLLDDSDRSFLEEYRERLKEMMVDITSFIHGSSPERMLLEGAQGVLLDLDLGTYPFVSSGYSAAAGASLGAGIGPRQIDGILGVFKAYSTRVGNGPFPSEFTSDRDGELEHRIRDIGREYGATTGRPRRCGYLDLVALRYACISNGLDGLILTKIDVYDSFDEIQVCVGYEIDGKQYRDFPVSVKDLQKATPVLKKFAGWKKDVTGIDSYEQLPEEVKEYISYIEDFTETPVTVVSVGPERSQTIIRQELWTQY
- the guaB gene encoding IMP dehydrogenase: MELTDSYSYDDVLLKPGYSQVLPGDTDVGLELFPDVKLNVPVISAAMDTVTEARLAIALALDGGAGVIHRNLTPEAQAEQVAKVKRHLNWVIENPVTVRTNTSLHEVKRIMEEEGISGLPVVDDDNHLVGIVTSRDMRFNSDLNSTVEDTMTPDPVVETGTPDIESAQAKFDEHRIEKLPVVDNIGKLTGLITVKDMEKHRNFPNAAVDSHGRLLVGAAVGPNDIDARLSLLTAAKADFIVIDSAHGSSSKVIESVAYIKKHWDIPVIGGNIATADGAKRLIEAGADAIKVGVGPGSICTTRVVAGIGVPQFSAVLWAAEEAAKHNIPVIADGGIKYSGDIAKAIAAGASAVMIGSLFAGLKEAPGREIIYEGRIFKTYRGMGSIGAIRSGSGDRYQMNPDDEPVPEGVEGRVPYKGELRPYLHQLVTGLKKGMGYTGCADLNELRQYKKFIKITAAGLKESHAHDVTITQEPPNYSR
- a CDS encoding acyl-CoA thioesterase; protein product: MNVEEIENYRHSRIMEVRFIDLDALAHVNNAKYLNYLEEARLAYARDVLGWDGDIRHLGLVVAGVEIQYKLPILLNEKVEIRTRVSRLGGRSFEMEYLILKINGENSELAARAKTVQVSVNEETGKSTRLPEEWRQIIQTYEPGEIQGA
- the ltrA gene encoding group II intron reverse transcriptase/maturase; translated protein: MQTQGNRKIWYSLYGRMLERPRLEAAFRKVKAANGAPGVDGVSVKAFADRLAEQLDVLVKELKDKSYRPLPVLRVEIPKDGGGVRKLGIPSVRDRVVQQALLDILNPIFDPDFHPSSYGYRPGRSAHQAIDKASTFMRRYELEWVVDMDLSKCFDTLKHDFLLTQVRKRVADGSILNLIRLFLESGVMTDAGEENTEEGSPQGGVISPLLANIYLDFFDQWSMARGYRIVRYADDILIFASSQKGAERRLAAATHFLEEEMGLAVNREKTHITNLYEGVRYLGVVISRHHTRIQEKKVKAFKDKVRKLTRRNSGRPLGSTIYELNPVLRGFANYFRIANCTKVFRELMSWVRRRLRAIQLRLWKRSSRLHRRLRQLGFQGEFKHIKMSSWRSAKSPLAAMALQNKHFEEMNLFSLDKVQVAISVRQLAG
- the guaA gene encoding glutamine-hydrolyzing GMP synthase — protein: MDTILILDFGGQTAQLIARRIRELGVYSEIIPGDTGYDRIPDVIHMDDVKGFIFSGSPESVYDHNAPALDPRFLEDGRPILGICYGLQRFTHDLGGRVEQKHTREFGRNRIKFRHQSPLFKDIPEGFISWMSHGDSIDTPAPGFRIIAESEHHHPAAVSHEELPVYGLQFHPEVSHCEYGSEILSNFACEICGAGKEWNMHMYMEEAAEDIRKQAGSKPVLLLISGGVDSTVVGGMLLKSLPHDQVHLMYIDTGLMRKNESVKVEKTLKALGATHLHIIHAEKDFLDPLEGVSDPEKKREIIGDAFIRVQEREIARLGVENSILAQGTLYTDMIESGKGVGNKAKVIKSHHNVRSPLVERKREQGLIIEPLSKLYKDEVRALGIELGIDPDVVNRHPFPGPGLAVRIIGEITREKLQILREADHIFISELKARGLYHNIWQAFVVLLPVRSVGVTGDAREYGYVCSLRAIISRDGMTADVYPFEMNDLLEISSRITNQVRHIGRVAYDISSKPPATIEWE
- a CDS encoding rhodanese-like domain-containing protein, translating into MKLKYILTLSILLFSGAVLAAQGTQSETELDHWEDLRNLLQEDEDILLLDVRSLPEYEQGHIPGATLLPHVNIPGNPPQVPKDTRIIVYCRSGNRSAQALRMLTEQGFSNVSDFGGIYRWEGELNRGSAP